GCCCTTAAATCATTCTCCGCCTTCTATCCAGAACTGGTTGAGGACTGTCCGATTGGATGCAATTGAATGGATTCTCAAAGTTCGTGTTCTTTTTTGCTACAATTCGACTTACCCTTCAATGGATtcgtgtttttgttttgttttgtgtttgttgttTTGGGGATTTTATAGCTTGGTTTTGTGTCTGTTCTTTGATTTAGAGTCAGGTGCTTTTTGGATTTCAATTCCATACTGCGTATCTATCCATCACCTATTTCGATCGGGTTTTGTCTATCCGGAACCTTGTAAGATATCTAATCCGTCAATCTGAATGTTGGGTTATGCCGATCAAGTGTTTGATTAATTGATTCTTCTGTAATTGACGGACAGCAAAAGAGGTCGTGGATTTTCCGATTGTTGGCTGTGGGATCCCTGTCACTGGCGGCTAAGATGGAGGAATCTAAAACCCCTAAGTTATCGTGTCTTCAAGTTGAGGGATTTGATATGGAAAGCAAGGCAATTCAAAGAATGGAACTCTACATTCTTAATACCTTGGGATGGAGAATGAGCTCAGTCACTCCCTTTTCTTATCTACAATACTTAATCCGAACGATCTTCATCGACTCCAATTCACAAGGATTACTCTCTAAAGCTGCGAAGTTTATAATGGCAACAGTTAAAGGTATCATCCGATCCCCCATTTCATGATTAATCGCTTCTTCATTTGCAACTTCAATTGATCTGTTCATTAAACTGGGCCTTACGGTACAGAGATTAACTTAGTGGATCATCGACCATCTATCATAGCTGCCGCTTCATTATTAGCTTCATCTGATGCTCATATGACAAGAGAACAGGTTGAGCTTAATTTGAAAGCGATACCTTCATTTGGGTCTTTAGAATATGTGAGTTCTACTGCTTTGAGATGGTTCATAGTGCATAAATCAGATCCGATGTGCATGTTTTTGCTTATTTTGTTCTTGCATTGTTGAAAAATGCAACAGGAAGATGCATTCTTTTGCTATAATCTGATGCTCAAAACTGAGAAAGGGAATGTGAAAGAAGAGATTATTGGAACTCCATCATCTTCAATCTGCACAACCACCCCTAATATTGTTGACAACCGTTCTGCTACCTCCACTTCTGGTACTAAGAGTAAGAGACGACTCACATTCGAGGAGTCCGATCCAGATTGTCCGGAGAAGAAGATTCATCGGCCATAGTGAAACATAGTATGGTATTAATAATGAGAATCTAGGATGTTTTTCACTCCAACATTGTTGTTCGAgataaatttttgttgatcAAACGATTGGGGCTTCATTTTTCCAATACCCAATAAAGGATCCAGCAGTGACAgacaagaaatagaaataaggGAGAAGTAAATATGAGAGAAAGGGATAATTATAGCCTGGACAATGGAGtaagaacaagaagatgaagaacacaaGAAGAAGCTGACTTAgtgtaagaaaaagaaaaccatcaAATTCCAAGAGAATCCTTGAAGGAGACTGAAGGTTGTTGTGGTTATTGCTAATGTTTTTATGTTCATGATCACTTAATGCTGTCACTTGctcttttcattatatttattaaattttgttttatttagttcCATTGTTTTTGCCATGATGATCACGAATTTTATTGTTGAGTATCTATTGCCACCCTACCTTTTGATGGGAGGCTTGGGATGCTTCCCCCTTCCCTTTCAATACACTGGAGCTGATAAAGTTTGTGCTTTCCTGTGTACCATTTGAGCCATTTGGAAGAAGTGTATACATAACATTAATAAGAATGTTGGAATACCTTTTGATCCATTGTTAGGATTCTTTCATACTCTTCCTCACTCACTCACTTCAAACTCGAAACTAATTCATCTGTTCGTTGTTGGTTTGGCTGGCCCTATTCTCCTGTTTTTCTTCCTCACTTAGTCATTTGATATTCTGAAACAGGAAAAGAGTTTCTGATCGAAGGGAAGTTCGGGAATGTCTCGTCCTACTCGTCGAGTGACGTTCTTGGCTTATATCAGATGGTTTAGTTGGGGAATGAGGGATGGGGGAGGATGAAAAGGGTGTGGTAGTAGCTATTTTGAGTGAGAGATGAGGGGCAGGAGTGAATTATTTTGGTTGAAAGTTGGCGTTGGTGATGCATCCCATTTGTTTTGGTTGGGATATGGTGGGAGAAGTTAGGCATTGAGATATCTGAGAAGATGGGTGTCAGTGGCTCCACATATCATACCTCTTTTAGTTTTGGTTTTTGTAATGGAAACACTGTCAGTGGTTGATGACTACAGAGTGTACTGTTTTTCCCCCCATGGGGATGAAAACACTGGAAGCCACACCCAAGTAAGGGAGACTAATCATACCACAAAAGCCTCATACCCTAACTTCACCGTTAAGATTCCATCCATGCCCCATCCCCACTCGTAAGTGGCCTGCCCTTTTCTCGTGCTTTTGTGAGATCAAACATTTCTTAGGAGGGTGTTGAAACTTTTTTCTGACAtgcgcgttttaaaacgcacTAACTGCAATACATAACgcgtcaaaacggacaatatctgcgagCCAGTCATCAGGCTGTGTGCTAgtaggacgctgggtccccaaagtggatggattgtgagatctcatatcggttggatgAAGGAACATCAGGCGGCTGACTGGCAGAGCTCGAACTTTTAACAACCTCAcattaacaatattttttcttttctaaatcaCGTAAAGGTCGATCTTTGTTCTCAATTTATCTGGGTTCTACcatatttaactattttatttataatataaattagaaaggAATAACGTTTCATTTCGTTCATTAATGACAGTTCTATTAACAAAgttcaattatttgaattcttagCTTAGATCTTCCTTTCATTAATTGTATGTTTGCACAATTAGAGAAATGAAcctttaattaacaaatatttaaatatatgaatacTATTTAGTTCTGGGCCGGCCCAAGTACACAGACGTGGGGGACGAGACTATTGTAAAAAGGGCGCGAAAATGCTCAATTTAAATTCGAATGGGGTTATTATACTAAACGTACCTGTCCGTGAAGATTGGTAAAAACGAAGCAGCAGAGTATCAGAGTCAACCGGAGATGCTCCGTCATGGTCATCATTTCTCCGTCTTCGCCTTCGAATTTTGAAGTACAGAGAATGAAGCGATTCTCCTCCGTCGCCGAATGGAAGGAGGCGACAGTTTTGGCCTCAGGTTCCGTTTCCGACGACTCTGTTTAAAGACGAAGGAGGGACTCCAACCTCATATTTTCCAGAAAGGGATATCGAAATAGAGATAGTAGAAGTCTGTCTCCCATGGAGAAGAGGTTGCGTTCATCTCTTGAATCCTCGGCGGGAGAATTCGTCTCCTCTGCTGTAAAACTAAGCCTCAAGTCATCAAAGCACGCgctcaaaaccctaattcatggCGTAAAGTCTTCTTCAGATCTTTCCTCCTCTATTCCTCTAGCCCTCCTACTTTCTGTTTCTCGTGCAATTGAAACTTTTCGGAATATTCTAGGCACCAGTTTCACGAACTCTAATCCACAATTCAACTCTAGTCCCTCCAAGTCCCCGCAGTCTCCTCCCACTAAACGTCTGCGACGATCTTTGCGCCATTCCAAAACTCGGGAATTTGAAGATTTAGAAAGTTGTGAATCCAATTCGAACTTACGAAAGGAGAAAGTTCTGGCAGAGCTCGAAATTTTGTCGTACCTTGTGTTCTTGTGCATTTCGCACCCTAAAAGAGTATTTTCTCTGATCGATTTACTGCCGTGCGCTCGGGAGTTGCACGATAATTTGGTTATATTAGAGTCGAATTCCGTATTGTCAACGGAGATTGCAAATTTGTGCGAGGAATGGTGGAAGGAGGACTTGCCGGGGCGAGAATCACTGATCTCTCTGTCCCTCCCTTTCTTGCTCTCTAGATCGTTGACGCTAAAGAAGAAGGGGGATGTGCACAAGGTTTATATGCTTCGTGAGGCATTTTCcttgtttgattttgaagaCGAGAGCATCAAAGATTTGAAACTTTTGCTAATTCGTTGCGTTATTTCACCTCTGTATTTGAAAACCGAGGATGGTCGTCGGTTCCTGGCATATACTTTTGGTTTAAGTCGGCAGCTACTGAAGGAAGCGTTGGCAATTATCCGATCCCAAATTCCATTTGGAAGAAAATCTATGTTGGAGGGGTACGGAGACATCGTGTTTCGTGCTTGGCGGAATTCTGAAGGAGATATAAGAgatgaaatggaaaatggTTTTTTGCAGGGTCTGGTGGAGGGTGCCATACATGCGAGCACAAGTGCGTTTAGTGCTTCGATTAGAAGGGTTTTAGGAGCGTTTGTAGACCAGCGAACTGTCGACGGTGTTGAGAAGCTTCTTTTCCGTCTAACTGAGCCTGTGATATTTCGATCGCTGCAGGTACTTCTCTCTTTCTAGCAATCCGTTCTTAATTCACAATTGAATGTCTCTATAGCTCAATTGGTATGAGCAGTAGCAATTAATGTGTTCTTGTGACATTCTGAAATTCATTAGTCTGCACTCCTCATCTTGTTCATAGTAAACAGTTAAGAGGGAAAAAAGGAACGATTGAATTAACTTACTTCGaaggttagaagatgaattaAAATGTTGAGGATGTATGAAACAATTGAATTTTCTTTAGGATTTGGTTGTGATAGTGTTTTAGTAAGGTTTCAGTACTAGCTGAGCTTCTACTTCTCAATCTATTAATGATTTAGAGTGTGCTTGGATAAACATTCTAAGTGATCTTGAACTGCAAAATTGTTTCTCTTAAAAGTTAGATAGTTTGGTAACAaagcaaaaataattttttgaaatagtaACATCGGTTTAATCATCTTTTGATGGATCACTAGAAAGTTAATAGACGCAACTTCTATTTAACGTTCATGTATAATATACTCGGGAGATTCTGCTTATGGAAGTATGTATTTAGGCTTTGGTTAGTACACGGTTCTTATTATCCTGCTGAATCTCTTGCCAGGTTGCAAATTCAAATGTTCGTCAAAACTCATTGCACCTACTTTTGGATGTGTTTCCTCTGGAAAACCCAGATGCTACAAAAGAGCTGAAGGACACATTGCTCGAGAAACAGTTCTTTTTAATAGAGAAGCTTCTCATGGATGAATGTTCTGATGTGAGAGTCGTAGCAGTTGAAGGTTGTTGTCgcattctttatttattttgggaaATAATCCCTTCATCGACCATCACAAAGATCATTACCAAAATTTTTGATGAAATGTCGCGTGATATATCCAATGAAGTCAGGCTTTCAACATTGAATGGCATAATCTATTTGTTTGGAAACCCTCAATCCCATGAGATTCTTAAAGTGATCTTACCAAGGTTGGGGCATTTGATGCTGGACAATGCGCTTTCGGTAAGAGTAGCTCTAGCAGATATCCTCCTCCTTATCAGGGATGTTCGTGATTTCCAGTTTAATAAGGTAAGGCTATCatattactaattttttttaagcataaaTGCTACGAAGGCGTGTTGTTTCCGATAATGTATCCTCGAATGTTTCTGTAGGTGGTCAGTTTAGATGTATTGTTAACGGCACTCGCACATGATCAACCCATTATTAGCCAGAAAATTACTAGATTGCTGATACCATCGTATTTTCCCACCAAAGTATCAATTGAAGAGGCATGCAGTCGCTGCATAACACTTATAAAGCGGTCTCCCATGGCTGGAGCAAGATTTTGTGAATTTGCTGCGTCAGAAGGGGCATCTCTTAAGTCAATTAAGGAGCTTGTTCAAGCATTAATCAATTTGGTTTCGTCCTCTGCCAAGCTGGATGAAAATTACATTGATGGCTTACTTCTTTCAGCCAAATACCTCTGCAGCAGCATTTCTAGTGAACTTTGTTATAAGAACGATCTCAAAGATTTGTTCACCGGTGAAAAATTGAAGTGCTTGCTCTCTGTAGCACATTCTGGGCGTGCACGATCTTCTTTATTCGACATTGTGTCCATGTTCTCTCCCGATGGTCTTACGGATCTCCTCGAGGAGTGTATGCAATTAATTACCAACTGTAGTGGTTTGTCGGGTGACTTAGCAAAGCAAGCTGAAGTGAGGTCTGGCCATAAGTTTTTCCAGGCTTGTGATGCACTGGATGTTATGTTCGAAGCCATGACATTGTTACTACAGAAATCTGCTTATCGTTGTCACATTAGATTTGGTACTGAGATACCAAAGTTGAGTGTTTCCCCTGCAAAGAGAAAGAGATGCAAATTATCAGGGAAAGTACTATCTAAATTAAAGCGTTTTGGTGGAAAAAAGTGTCTGAGCTTTGAAGGCGACTACCTTGTTGCAGTAGGAATATCGTGGCAAGTTAAAGATTTGGTTTCAgatgaaaaaatgaagagtGCTTTATTGAGTTCTCAGACTATAGAGACCATATATCTTACTTTAAAAGTTATCTGTGAAGTAAGTATTGTGGAATGCgttgattatgagtttatggATGTATCTCCCGTTCTAGCATATACATCTCTTGCTTTGCACATGGCGCTAAAGAAGTGTTGCAGCAAAAATAGTACGAGTAATAGTggaaccaagaacaaaattgtGACAGATTCTTCTAGTTCAGAGGCAAGTGCTTATACTTTGATATTCTGGTAACTTGAAGTGCTAGTCCCTATTCCCCTTGGATTGGATGAACTGTATACAGtgtcttcttgtttcttaGATATATATTCCCATCCAGCTCTCTTTACCTTCCACTTAAAATTGCTCAACTGCCCGGTTAATTACTCAAATAGTATTGCTATTacaatttatcaaataattcCTGTTTGATGAAAAACtggaatttttattattaagattttattcTAGTTGAGGGAAGTGTTTAGTACAAAGTTTCTTTTCTATTATGTTACAGTAGTTTCAACTTTACTTGCCAACGGAAACTCATTTGAAGTTGTGGAAATTATCATACTGTCTGATCCACGTTTTACCTTTACAGTATATTTCTGAAGTCTTATCATTCTTCTGCAGGCAATATTGGAGCAGACGCTTGATCACTTGCTTAACTGCGTTAAGAAACTGTACGAGTCAGAGGACCCTAGAAAACCTGATGAAGTTAAGCGAGGTGTCAGAAAATTGTCTCAACATGTAGAAAAAAAGCTGAAGGAATCTGGGAGAAATCAATCTCACCCTCTTGAGGGAGGTAAGCAATTCGCAAGTGAATTCTACTCTCGAGTGTAAACTAGCTCAACTAATACTTCAAGTTGAAATAATGACCGAAGTACTTTGTTTtgttagattaaatttatagaatgaGATGCTCTGATACTCTTAATCTTGCTATATGATTCtgcttttcaattctttgtTAATGGATCATTATTTCAATCCatgtttttaataatcatGGGATAAACTCAAAATATTAAGATCTTATAGGTTTTCTGATTCTTGAAGTTAGCTCAGATGATACTTTCAAATTAGTTGATGAAGAACATTAAAAAGAACCATGCATCTAATTGTTTTGGGATTCAGGTTTGAAGTAAAATcttagatttttgttttttgcaATACTTGTTAGCATATATACTATTGCTATAAACGTGAATGACAATTGTTGACATTTGTAGTTATTCATGTAGGATGTGTTGATCCTTTAAAAAAGACGTTGAAGCAGGGGAAGAACCTTACAGCTATCCTCAAGTTCATTGTTGATTCTATTTCCATGGGCTTTCTTTCAGAAAAGTATGAATTGTGCTTGAAATTTGCTTCAGAGTATATGCAACTCGTCACGTCGATTTTAGGCCAACAAGTTTATAAAGATATTCAGTTCGAGATGGAAACGAAAGAATTTTTCCTCTGTCTAAAGTGCTCATTAACCTATGCTGCCAAGTTATTGAATCAAGTGTTAAGACATGTGAAAGATTCATCGTTGACGCAGATTCCTATTCTTGGCCATAATTTGCTTGATTTGATAGCCTTAGTTGAAGTACATTTGGGGTCTGGTTATGCAGCACGTCTTGTTGCGGTGGCAAAGTCTTGGCTTCCTGATCTGATTTTGGCTTTAGGAGCTGGTTGCATAATAAAACCTGTTGAAGGAGAGGAGGCGCACATCTACTTCTTTGAGCAAgccaaaattaattttcccCCATGGTTATCAATGGTTGCAAAGATCGAACTTCTCGATTTGAATGAAGATTCTACCGAGGAGGACGATGACAGATCTCTAGACCAACATAAATTTTccatatttaagaaatttctgAAGATGGCTATCACATTTTTAGAAAGAGATCACCAGATCTTGGATGCAGTTGGAGCGATTTTTATGATTGGCTCAGAAATTGGGTTGGAAACAAAGGACTTTGGGCTGGTATTGGGACTTCTACAGTTCGTGTGCCGAAGCCTGTATAGTGCTGACGACAGAGAGTGGGGTGATATTATGTTGGCTTCTTTGCAGCGTTGTTACCCTCAGATAGAGAAAGAATTAACACAATGTAATGGAGATGAACGTCATCAGTTGGATAGGGCAAAGGCTTTGCTTGAACCCATATGGTTGTACCATATTTTCGAAACTGGTAAAGTTTTCGATGATGAATGAGTAGACAAACCTTATGTTATTACAGTACCGAATgttatttatcttttagttTTCCTGGAAGAAGCATACCTTTACTAGTGAACCCGAGCATGGCTAAAATCAATAGGCTTTCCAAGGATA
This sequence is a window from Cucurbita pepo subsp. pepo cultivar mu-cu-16 chromosome LG19, ASM280686v2, whole genome shotgun sequence. Protein-coding genes within it:
- the LOC111782075 gene encoding cyclin-D5-1-like, giving the protein MGYTTDRASSFSLSNLLCQEDASFLTDDDPDEPTAPSDPLPFFLADDDDEYFEILVARETGTESTTPLPLNHSPPSIQNWLRTVRLDAIEWILKSQVLFGFQFHTAYLSITYFDRVLSIRNLQKRSWIFRLLAVGSLSLAAKMEESKTPKLSCLQVEGFDMESKAIQRMELYILNTLGWRMSSVTPFSYLQYLIRTIFIDSNSQGLLSKAAKFIMATVKEINLVDHRPSIIAAASLLASSDAHMTREQVELNLKAIPSFGSLEYEDAFFCYNLMLKTEKGNVKEEIIGTPSSSICTTTPNIVDNRSATSTSGTKSKRRLTFEESDPDCPEKKIHRP
- the LOC111782285 gene encoding uncharacterized protein LOC111782285; this translates as MEKRLRSSLESSAGEFVSSAVKLSLKSSKHALKTLIHGVKSSSDLSSSIPLALLLSVSRAIETFRNILGTSFTNSNPQFNSSPSKSPQSPPTKRLRRSLRHSKTREFEDLESCESNSNLRKEKVLAELEILSYLVFLCISHPKRVFSLIDLLPCARELHDNLVILESNSVLSTEIANLCEEWWKEDLPGRESLISLSLPFLLSRSLTLKKKGDVHKVYMLREAFSLFDFEDESIKDLKLLLIRCVISPLYLKTEDGRRFLAYTFGLSRQLLKEALAIIRSQIPFGRKSMLEGYGDIVFRAWRNSEGDIRDEMENGFLQGLVEGAIHASTSAFSASIRRVLGAFVDQRTVDGVEKLLFRLTEPVIFRSLQVANSNVRQNSLHLLLDVFPLENPDATKELKDTLLEKQFFLIEKLLMDECSDVRVVAVEGCCRILYLFWEIIPSSTITKIITKIFDEMSRDISNEVRLSTLNGIIYLFGNPQSHEILKVILPRLGHLMLDNALSVRVALADILLLIRDVRDFQFNKVVSLDVLLTALAHDQPIISQKITRLLIPSYFPTKVSIEEACSRCITLIKRSPMAGARFCEFAASEGASLKSIKELVQALINLVSSSAKLDENYIDGLLLSAKYLCSSISSELCYKNDLKDLFTGEKLKCLLSVAHSGRARSSLFDIVSMFSPDGLTDLLEECMQLITNCSGLSGDLAKQAEVRSGHKFFQACDALDVMFEAMTLLLQKSAYRCHIRFGTEIPKLSVSPAKRKRCKLSGKVLSKLKRFGGKKCLSFEGDYLVAVGISWQVKDLVSDEKMKSALLSSQTIETIYLTLKVICEVSIVECVDYEFMDVSPVLAYTSLALHMALKKCCSKNSTSNSGTKNKIVTDSSSSEAILEQTLDHLLNCVKKLYESEDPRKPDEVKRGVRKLSQHVEKKLKESGRNQSHPLEGGCVDPLKKTLKQGKNLTAILKFIVDSISMGFLSEKYELCLKFASEYMQLVTSILGQQVYKDIQFEMETKEFFLCLKCSLTYAAKLLNQVLRHVKDSSLTQIPILGHNLLDLIALVEVHLGSGYAARLVAVAKSWLPDLILALGAGCIIKPVEGEEAHIYFFEQAKINFPPWLSMVAKIELLDLNEDSTEEDDDRSLDQHKFSIFKKFLKMAITFLERDHQILDAVGAIFMIGSEIGLETKDFGLVLGLLQFVCRSLYSADDREWGDIMLASLQRCYPQIEKELTQCNGDERHQLDRAKALLEPIWLYHIFETGKVFDDE